One Azospirillum sp. TSA2s genomic region harbors:
- a CDS encoding alanyl-tRNA editing protein, which yields MDALFREDAYARNCVATVTAVDDRGIRLDRTVFYPTGGGQPGDSGVLRFDGFEVRIKDTVKGDGGPDDVIHVPEDGQELPTPGTAVEAEIDWDRRYRHMRMHTALHLLCAVVPGSVTGGQIGADKSRLDFNVPAEALDKDAIAEAVNKLITADTPVGTRWISDEEMAAQPELVRTMSVKPPTGSGRVRLLNVEGVDLQPCGGTHVARTGEIGGIEVTKIENKGKQNRRVVIALRD from the coding sequence ATGGACGCGCTTTTCCGCGAGGACGCCTACGCCCGCAACTGCGTCGCCACCGTCACGGCGGTGGACGACCGCGGCATCCGGCTCGACCGCACCGTCTTCTACCCGACCGGTGGCGGCCAGCCGGGCGACAGCGGGGTCCTGCGCTTCGACGGGTTCGAAGTGCGCATCAAGGACACGGTGAAGGGCGACGGTGGCCCCGACGACGTCATCCATGTGCCGGAGGACGGGCAGGAGCTGCCGACCCCCGGCACCGCGGTGGAGGCGGAAATCGACTGGGACCGCCGCTATCGCCACATGCGCATGCACACCGCCCTGCATCTGCTGTGCGCGGTGGTTCCGGGATCGGTCACCGGCGGCCAGATCGGGGCGGACAAGAGCCGGCTCGACTTCAACGTCCCCGCCGAAGCGTTGGACAAGGATGCAATCGCCGAGGCTGTGAACAAGCTGATCACCGCCGACACGCCGGTCGGCACCCGCTGGATTTCCGACGAGGAAATGGCGGCGCAGCCGGAACTGGTCCGCACCATGTCGGTGAAGCCGCCGACCGGCAGTGGCCGGGTACGCCTGCTGAATGTCGAGGGCGTCGATCTGCAGCCCTGCGGCGGCACCCATGTCGCCCGCACCGGCGAAATCGGCGGAATCGAGGTAACGAAGATTGAAAACAAGGGCAAGCAGAACCGGCGCGTCGTCATCGCGCTGAGGGACTGA
- a CDS encoding cysteine synthase A has protein sequence MDIRNGFIGAIGNTPLIRLEGPSKATGCEILGKAEFLNPGGSVKDRAALAIVRDAEQRGLLRPGGTIVEGTAGNTGIGLALVGNALGYRTVIVMPETQSQEKKDMLRLIGADLRLVPAVPYSNPDNYVRYSGRLAEELAKSEPNGVVWANQFDNTANREGHRTTTGPEIWEQTGGKVDAFTCAVGSGGTLAGIAMALKERNPNIRITLADPMGAALFSYYTKGELKSEGSSITEGIGQGRITANLEQAPIDDALQIPDEEALPIIFDLIKTQGLVLGGSSGINIAAAMRVARDLGPGHTVVTILCDGGQRYQSKLFNPDFLREKNLPVPDWLA, from the coding sequence TTGGACATCCGCAACGGCTTTATCGGCGCCATCGGCAACACGCCGCTGATTCGCCTGGAAGGTCCATCGAAGGCGACGGGCTGCGAGATCCTGGGCAAGGCGGAGTTCCTGAACCCCGGCGGGTCGGTCAAGGACCGCGCGGCTCTCGCCATCGTGCGCGACGCGGAACAGCGCGGACTTCTGCGCCCCGGCGGCACCATCGTCGAGGGGACGGCCGGCAACACCGGCATCGGGCTGGCGCTGGTCGGCAATGCCCTTGGCTATCGCACCGTCATCGTCATGCCGGAGACGCAGAGCCAGGAAAAGAAGGACATGCTGCGCCTGATCGGCGCCGACCTGCGGCTGGTTCCGGCGGTCCCCTACTCCAACCCCGACAACTACGTCCGCTATTCCGGCCGGCTGGCCGAGGAGTTGGCGAAGTCCGAGCCCAACGGCGTCGTCTGGGCCAACCAGTTCGACAACACCGCCAACCGCGAAGGCCACCGCACCACCACCGGCCCGGAGATCTGGGAGCAGACCGGCGGCAAGGTCGACGCCTTCACCTGCGCGGTGGGCAGCGGCGGCACGCTGGCCGGCATCGCCATGGCCCTGAAGGAGCGGAATCCGAACATCCGCATCACGCTCGCCGACCCGATGGGCGCGGCGCTGTTCAGCTACTACACCAAGGGCGAGCTGAAGTCGGAAGGCAGCTCCATCACCGAAGGCATCGGCCAGGGCCGCATCACCGCCAACCTGGAACAGGCGCCGATCGACGACGCCCTGCAGATCCCGGATGAAGAGGCGCTGCCGATCATCTTCGACCTCATCAAGACCCAGGGGCTGGTGCTGGGCGGCTCGTCGGGCATCAACATCGCCGCGGCGATGCGGGTGGCGCGCGATCTCGGCCCCGGGCACACGGTGGTGACCATCCTGTGCGACGGGGGGCAGCGTTACCAATCGAAGCTCTTCAATCCTGACTTCCTCCGTGAGAAGAATCTACCGGTGCCAGACTGGCTGGCCTGA
- a CDS encoding NUDIX domain-containing protein: protein MNHPDIEIVDKKTPYKGFLTIDVYRLRHKKFDGTWSDVLPPREVCDRGAAVGVLLYDPDLDTVVMIEQFRVGSAAAGGPAWMTEIVAGMVGEGESPEDVARRESMEEAGCAIQEIEQICDYYVSPGAFTEVVTVFCGRVDSRNLAATGGLAEEHEDIRIFALPADEVIRLMDENRLRNSVAIIAVGWLARHRENLRKRWLGQG from the coding sequence ATGAATCACCCCGACATCGAGATCGTCGACAAGAAAACCCCCTACAAGGGCTTCCTCACCATCGACGTCTACCGCCTGCGCCACAAGAAGTTCGACGGAACCTGGAGCGACGTGCTGCCGCCGCGCGAAGTGTGCGACCGCGGCGCGGCGGTGGGCGTGTTGCTGTATGACCCCGACCTCGACACCGTGGTGATGATCGAGCAGTTCCGCGTCGGCTCCGCCGCGGCCGGCGGCCCGGCCTGGATGACTGAAATCGTCGCCGGCATGGTCGGCGAGGGCGAGAGCCCGGAGGACGTCGCCCGCCGCGAATCGATGGAGGAGGCCGGCTGCGCCATCCAGGAGATCGAGCAGATCTGCGATTACTATGTCAGCCCCGGCGCCTTCACCGAGGTCGTCACCGTCTTCTGCGGCCGGGTCGACAGCCGCAACCTCGCCGCCACCGGCGGCTTGGCCGAAGAGCATGAGGACATCCGGATTTTTGCCCTGCCGGCGGACGAGGTGATCCGCCTGATGGACGAGAACCGCCTGCGCAACTCCGTCGCCATCATCGCCGTCGGCTGGCTCGCCCGCCACCGCGAGAACTTGCGCAAGCGCTGGCTTGGTCAGGGGTGA
- a CDS encoding S1C family serine protease, with translation MRVVCAPVVPRLAAAILVLVGIQLGALGAGPAQAADPEQLDPDRVVRSVVGISAVVPPDSQSARTLGTEREGSGVVIDGSGLILTIGYTVMEASQIEVTAADGRSYPASMVAYDPVSGFGLLRAEMGFSAPWLRLANVSAVKEGDTLLVLSGGDNRGATAVKLVSKREFAGYWEYLLDEALFTFPPIRAFNGAALVNREGRLVGIGSLLVMEAVEGRGLPGNMFVPVSALEPILADLLAYGRRQEPARPWLGITLREELGRLMVEKVSPRSPAESAGLRPGDWIVGVGGQRFSGLADFYRKLWGLGPAGVVVPLEVMRGATLTPVPVTSADRVRFLRLNPTL, from the coding sequence ATGCGGGTCGTCTGTGCACCGGTCGTGCCGCGGTTGGCGGCCGCCATCCTCGTTCTTGTCGGCATTCAGCTGGGCGCGCTCGGCGCCGGCCCGGCGCAGGCGGCGGATCCCGAGCAACTGGATCCCGATCGCGTCGTCCGCTCCGTCGTCGGCATCAGCGCGGTCGTTCCGCCGGACAGCCAGAGCGCCCGCACGCTGGGAACCGAGCGCGAGGGTAGCGGCGTGGTCATCGACGGGTCCGGCCTGATCCTGACCATCGGCTATACGGTGATGGAGGCCTCGCAGATCGAGGTCACAGCCGCCGACGGGCGCAGCTATCCCGCCAGCATGGTCGCTTACGACCCGGTCAGCGGCTTCGGCCTGCTGCGGGCGGAGATGGGCTTCTCGGCCCCCTGGCTGCGGCTGGCCAACGTCAGTGCGGTGAAGGAAGGCGACACGCTGCTGGTGCTCAGCGGCGGCGACAACCGCGGAGCCACCGCCGTGAAGCTGGTCAGCAAGCGCGAGTTCGCCGGCTATTGGGAGTATCTGCTGGACGAGGCGCTGTTCACCTTCCCGCCGATCCGCGCCTTCAACGGCGCCGCGCTGGTCAACCGCGAAGGCCGGCTGGTCGGCATCGGATCGCTGCTGGTGATGGAGGCGGTGGAGGGGCGCGGCCTGCCCGGCAACATGTTCGTCCCGGTGTCGGCGCTGGAGCCGATTCTTGCAGACCTGCTCGCCTATGGCCGCCGCCAGGAGCCGGCGCGGCCGTGGTTGGGCATCACCCTGCGCGAGGAGTTGGGCCGGCTGATGGTGGAAAAGGTGTCGCCACGCAGTCCCGCCGAGTCGGCCGGGCTGCGTCCGGGCGACTGGATCGTCGGCGTCGGCGGCCAGCGCTTCAGCGGACTGGCGGATTTCTATCGCAAGCTCTGGGGCCTGGGGCCGGCCGGCGTCGTCGTGCCGCTGGAGGTGATGCGCGGCGCCACCCTGACCCCGGTCCCGGTGACATCGGCCGACCGCGTGCGTTTCCTGCGGCTGAACCCGACGCTGTGA
- a CDS encoding protein-L-isoaspartate O-methyltransferase has translation MTDFAAARYFMVEGQIRPNKVTDQRLVDVLSELPREAFVPETARGVAYVDDDLPIGKGRFLLEPMVFARMLQAVAVQETDRVLDVGAAGGYSTAVLARLASSVVGIDCDEGLTAAATAALAGQGIANAKAVTGPLAEGYAQNAPYDVIVVEGTVPEVPASLTDQLAEGGRLVAIVQGKGAVGEVRLFQRSAGVVSSRILFEAQPHALPGFEKKASFVF, from the coding sequence ATGACCGATTTCGCCGCCGCACGCTATTTCATGGTCGAGGGACAGATCCGCCCCAACAAGGTGACCGATCAACGTCTCGTCGACGTCCTGTCGGAGCTTCCGCGCGAAGCCTTCGTTCCTGAGACGGCGCGTGGCGTCGCTTATGTCGACGACGACCTCCCCATCGGCAAGGGCCGCTTCCTGCTGGAGCCGATGGTCTTCGCCCGCATGCTCCAGGCCGTCGCCGTGCAGGAGACCGACCGGGTGCTCGACGTCGGCGCCGCCGGCGGCTACTCCACCGCGGTGCTGGCCCGTCTCGCCTCGTCGGTGGTCGGCATCGACTGCGACGAAGGGCTGACCGCCGCCGCGACCGCCGCGCTGGCCGGGCAGGGCATCGCGAATGCCAAGGCCGTCACCGGCCCGCTGGCGGAGGGGTACGCCCAAAACGCCCCTTACGATGTCATCGTCGTCGAAGGTACCGTGCCGGAGGTGCCGGCGTCGCTGACCGACCAGTTGGCGGAAGGCGGACGCCTTGTCGCCATCGTCCAGGGCAAGGGCGCCGTCGGCGAGGTCCGCCTGTTCCAGCGGAGCGCCGGCGTGGTGTCGAGCCGCATCCTGTTCGAGGCCCAGCCGCATGCGCTCCCGGGCTTCGAAAAGAAGGCGTCCTTCGTGTTCTGA
- a CDS encoding rhodanese-like domain-containing protein — translation MAAPFEIEVEELDRRRKAGDDPVVLDVREPWEFALCAIDDSLHIPMNGLPGRVDELPKDRDIVVVCHHGGRSAQVTMWLRSRGFDRAINLDGGVDAWARRIDPNMKVY, via the coding sequence ATGGCCGCGCCGTTTGAGATCGAGGTGGAAGAGCTGGACCGCCGCCGCAAGGCCGGTGACGATCCGGTCGTCCTCGATGTGCGCGAGCCGTGGGAGTTTGCGCTGTGCGCCATCGACGACAGCCTGCACATCCCGATGAACGGGCTTCCCGGCCGGGTGGACGAGCTGCCGAAGGACCGCGACATCGTCGTCGTGTGCCATCACGGTGGCCGCAGCGCGCAGGTCACCATGTGGCTGCGTTCCAGGGGCTTCGACCGCGCCATCAACCTGGATGGCGGTGTCGATGCCTGGGCGCGCCGAATCGACCCGAACATGAAGGTCTACTGA
- a CDS encoding TolC family outer membrane protein, with translation MTVRSRFARRWLLATALTLTATMGTAVTGGGTAQAQSLEQALAQAYANNPTIGAQRARLRAVDEGVPQALSGYRPTARVTAGISRSTGESKYDGGSTGSEANPKSVGITATQPIYDATVAPAVRRAERLVEAQRATLIASEQSVLLAAAQAYLDIVQNQAILQLQTNNEQVLRRQLDAARDRFRVGEYTRTDVSQSESRLSAAIASKISAEGTLRASRATYERLVGAAPGELKAPKPAFRLPKNLDELVELARANNPNVLSASYSEAAQREAVDQQYGRLLPSVNLSASGNRTYDPGRSSGIDLNRSDSAQITAQVTIPLYQAGQPEALVREAKQTANQARLQIEEARRQVTESAVSAWQALQTARASIESYSAQIKAAQIALEGVRQEAQVGSRTVLDVLNQEQELLNARVFLVRAQHDEMVAAFNVLASSGQLTADRLNLPVQKYDPQANYDKTRGKWFGTSVTE, from the coding sequence ATGACCGTGCGAAGCCGTTTTGCGCGCCGCTGGCTGCTGGCGACGGCCCTGACCCTGACCGCCACGATGGGCACAGCAGTGACCGGCGGTGGTACGGCCCAGGCGCAGTCCCTGGAACAGGCCCTCGCCCAGGCCTATGCCAACAACCCGACCATCGGCGCCCAGCGCGCCCGTCTGCGCGCCGTCGACGAAGGCGTGCCGCAGGCGCTGTCCGGCTACCGTCCGACGGCCCGCGTGACCGCCGGCATCTCGCGCTCGACGGGCGAGAGCAAATATGATGGCGGCTCGACGGGATCCGAAGCCAATCCCAAAAGCGTCGGCATCACCGCCACCCAGCCGATCTACGACGCCACCGTCGCCCCGGCCGTCCGCCGCGCCGAACGGCTGGTCGAGGCGCAGCGCGCCACCCTGATCGCGTCGGAACAGTCGGTGCTGCTGGCCGCCGCCCAGGCCTATCTGGACATCGTCCAGAACCAGGCCATCCTGCAGCTGCAGACCAACAACGAACAGGTGCTGCGCCGTCAGCTGGACGCCGCCCGCGACCGCTTCCGCGTCGGCGAATACACCCGCACCGACGTCAGCCAGTCCGAGTCGCGCCTGTCGGCCGCCATCGCCTCCAAGATCTCGGCCGAAGGCACGCTGCGCGCCTCCCGCGCGACCTACGAGCGTCTGGTCGGCGCCGCTCCCGGCGAGCTGAAGGCGCCGAAGCCGGCCTTCCGCCTGCCGAAGAACCTGGACGAGCTGGTCGAGCTGGCCCGCGCCAACAACCCGAACGTCCTGTCCGCCTCCTATAGCGAAGCGGCGCAACGCGAGGCGGTGGATCAGCAGTACGGCCGTCTGCTGCCGTCGGTGAACCTGTCGGCCTCCGGCAACCGCACCTATGATCCCGGCCGCTCCTCCGGCATCGACCTGAACCGCTCCGACAGCGCGCAGATCACCGCCCAGGTGACCATCCCGCTCTATCAGGCCGGCCAGCCCGAAGCCCTGGTCCGCGAGGCCAAGCAGACGGCCAATCAGGCCCGCCTGCAGATCGAGGAGGCCCGCCGCCAGGTGACCGAATCGGCGGTCAGCGCGTGGCAGGCCCTGCAGACCGCGCGTGCCAGCATCGAGTCCTACTCGGCGCAGATCAAGGCGGCGCAGATCGCCCTTGAAGGCGTCCGTCAGGAGGCGCAGGTCGGCTCGCGCACCGTGCTCGACGTGCTGAACCAGGAACAGGAACTGCTGAACGCCCGCGTCTTCCTGGTCCGTGCCCAGCACGACGAGATGGTGGCGGCCTTCAATGTTCTGGCGTCCAGCGGACAGTTGACCGCCGACCGGCTCAACCTGCCGGTCCAGAAATACGACCCGCAAGCGAATTACGACAAGACGCGGGGCAAGTGGTTCGGAACGTCGGTGACCGAATGA
- a CDS encoding DUF2497 domain-containing protein, which yields MSDKGQQEPSMEEILASIRRIISEDGEPAKSETQAPSPPPPPPPPPPPPPPPPVDEDDDVLELTQMVEDEPDDRPDFGQPDPDPWPEEPAFPEPSPPPPPPPRWDEPEPEPMPPPRPAARRPAPVFDDFEDDEPPPPPRPRRRAVDPDDGLISRRTAEDASHHLTHLARELGDDLSIGPMPIGIRTVEEVVRELLKPLLKEWLDENLPTVVERLVQQEIDRMIRRSQKF from the coding sequence ATGAGCGATAAGGGCCAGCAAGAACCTTCGATGGAGGAAATCCTCGCCTCCATCCGGCGGATCATTTCCGAGGACGGCGAGCCTGCCAAGTCGGAAACCCAGGCGCCTTCGCCGCCTCCTCCGCCGCCACCCCCTCCGCCGCCCCCGCCACCCCCGCCGGTGGACGAGGACGACGACGTCCTGGAACTGACCCAGATGGTGGAGGACGAGCCGGACGACCGGCCCGACTTCGGCCAGCCGGACCCTGATCCGTGGCCGGAGGAACCGGCTTTTCCGGAACCGTCGCCGCCTCCGCCGCCTCCGCCCCGTTGGGACGAGCCGGAGCCCGAGCCGATGCCGCCGCCGCGTCCCGCCGCCCGGCGGCCGGCGCCGGTGTTCGACGATTTCGAGGATGACGAGCCGCCGCCCCCGCCGCGTCCGCGACGCCGCGCGGTCGATCCCGACGACGGGCTGATCTCCCGCCGGACGGCGGAGGATGCCTCGCACCACCTGACCCATCTGGCGCGCGAGTTGGGCGACGACCTGTCCATCGGCCCGATGCCCATCGGCATCCGCACGGTGGAAGAGGTCGTGCGCGAGCTGCTGAAGCCGCTGTTGAAGGAATGGCTGGACGAGAATCTGCCGACGGTGGTCGAGCGGCTGGTCCAGCAGGAGATCGACCGCATGATCCGGCGGTCGCAGAAGTTCTGA
- a CDS encoding valine--tRNA ligase, with protein MLEKTYRPAEVEEKHYRLWEESGAFAAQPQGNGKPYTIMMPPPNVTGSLHMGHALTFTIQDVLTRYNRMRGRDALWQPGTDHAGIATQMVVERNLAKDGKTRHDFGRDAFIDKVWEWKAESGGTITRQLRRLGASPDWPRERFTMDEGLSRAVRKVFVELHRQGLIYKDKRLVNWDPKLHTAISDLEVEQKEIKGNLWHFRYPIDGEEGRFIVVATTRPETMLGDTGVAVHPEDERYKDLIGKMVRLPLVGRLIPIVGDEYADPETGSGAVKITPAHDFNDFEVGKRCGLEQINIMDRDARLNDNVPEAYRGLDRYEARKKIVAELEALELLEKIEPHTHMVPHGDRSGVAIEPWLTDQWYVDAATLAKPAIEAVETGKTVFVPKQWENTYFEWMRNIQPWCISRQIWWGHQIPAWYGPDGTFFVEETEEEARAAAKTHYGQDVELTRDADVLDTWFSSALWPFSTLGWPDQTPELDRYYPTDVLVTGFDIIFFWVARMMMMGLHFMKDVPFRTVYIHALVRDEKGQKMSKSKGNVIDPLEIIDQYGTDALRFTLSAMAAQGRDIKLAVNRVEGYRNFATKLWNAARYCQMNGCEPVAGYKPVGLTQTVNRWIVGALADAAKKVAESIDAYKFNEAAGAAYQFTWGTFCDWYMEFTKPILAGTDEAAKAETRATTAWVLDQILHILHPLMPFITEELWEQLSPARANRLISAEWPEFAADVIDPASRDEMDWVVRLISSVRSMRSEMNVPPAAQIELKLKDPNAVSLKRLDTHRDLILRMARLSSVDPLQGDVPKSSVQAVLDETTLVLPLEGIVDLDKEKARLSKEIDKLTGEIKKIDAKLSNEQFVAKAPEEVIEEQRDRREAADQARDKLQKALEMLAG; from the coding sequence ATGTTGGAAAAGACGTACCGGCCCGCCGAGGTCGAGGAGAAGCACTACCGCCTGTGGGAAGAGTCGGGCGCCTTTGCCGCCCAGCCGCAGGGGAACGGCAAGCCCTACACCATCATGATGCCGCCGCCGAACGTCACCGGCAGCCTGCACATGGGCCATGCGCTGACCTTCACCATCCAGGACGTGCTGACCCGCTACAACCGCATGCGCGGCCGCGACGCCCTGTGGCAGCCGGGAACCGACCATGCCGGCATCGCCACCCAGATGGTGGTGGAGCGCAACCTCGCGAAGGACGGCAAGACCCGTCACGATTTCGGCCGCGACGCCTTCATCGACAAGGTGTGGGAATGGAAGGCCGAATCGGGCGGCACCATCACCCGCCAGCTGCGCCGCCTGGGCGCCTCGCCCGATTGGCCGCGCGAGCGCTTCACCATGGACGAGGGGCTGAGCCGCGCCGTCCGCAAGGTGTTCGTCGAACTGCACCGCCAGGGCCTGATCTACAAGGACAAGCGGCTGGTCAACTGGGACCCGAAGCTGCACACCGCGATCTCCGACCTCGAGGTCGAGCAGAAGGAGATCAAGGGCAACCTCTGGCACTTCCGCTATCCCATCGACGGGGAGGAAGGCCGCTTCATCGTGGTCGCCACCACCCGTCCGGAGACCATGCTGGGCGATACCGGGGTCGCAGTGCACCCGGAGGATGAGCGCTACAAGGACCTGATCGGCAAGATGGTCCGGCTGCCGCTGGTCGGCCGGCTGATCCCGATCGTCGGCGACGAATATGCCGATCCGGAGACCGGCTCGGGCGCGGTGAAGATCACGCCGGCCCATGACTTCAACGACTTCGAGGTCGGCAAGCGCTGCGGGCTCGAACAGATCAACATCATGGACCGCGATGCCCGGCTGAACGACAACGTTCCCGAGGCCTATCGCGGGCTGGATCGCTACGAGGCGCGCAAGAAGATCGTCGCCGAGCTGGAAGCGCTGGAGCTTCTGGAGAAGATCGAGCCGCACACCCACATGGTCCCGCACGGCGACCGCTCCGGCGTCGCCATCGAGCCGTGGCTGACCGACCAGTGGTATGTCGATGCCGCGACCCTGGCCAAGCCGGCAATCGAGGCGGTGGAGACCGGCAAGACGGTGTTCGTGCCCAAGCAGTGGGAGAACACCTATTTCGAATGGATGCGCAACATCCAGCCCTGGTGCATCAGCCGCCAGATCTGGTGGGGCCATCAGATTCCGGCCTGGTACGGCCCGGACGGCACCTTCTTCGTCGAGGAGACGGAGGAGGAGGCGCGCGCCGCGGCCAAGACGCATTACGGCCAGGACGTCGAACTGACCCGCGATGCCGACGTGCTCGACACCTGGTTCTCGTCGGCGCTGTGGCCGTTCTCGACGCTCGGCTGGCCCGACCAGACGCCGGAACTGGACCGCTATTATCCGACCGACGTGCTGGTGACCGGCTTCGACATCATCTTCTTCTGGGTCGCCCGGATGATGATGATGGGCCTGCACTTCATGAAGGACGTTCCCTTCCGCACCGTCTACATCCACGCCCTCGTCCGCGACGAGAAGGGCCAGAAGATGTCGAAGTCGAAGGGCAACGTCATCGACCCGCTGGAGATCATCGACCAGTACGGCACCGACGCGCTGCGCTTCACCCTGTCGGCGATGGCGGCGCAGGGTCGCGACATCAAGCTGGCGGTGAACCGGGTCGAGGGCTACCGCAACTTCGCCACCAAGCTGTGGAACGCCGCCCGCTATTGTCAGATGAACGGCTGTGAGCCGGTCGCCGGCTACAAGCCGGTCGGGCTGACGCAGACGGTCAACCGCTGGATCGTCGGCGCGCTGGCCGATGCGGCGAAGAAGGTCGCCGAGTCGATCGACGCCTACAAGTTCAACGAGGCCGCCGGCGCTGCCTACCAGTTCACCTGGGGCACCTTCTGCGACTGGTACATGGAGTTCACCAAGCCGATCCTGGCCGGCACGGACGAGGCGGCGAAGGCCGAGACTCGGGCGACCACCGCCTGGGTGTTGGACCAGATTCTGCACATCCTGCACCCGCTGATGCCCTTCATCACCGAAGAGCTGTGGGAGCAGCTGTCGCCGGCCCGCGCCAACCGCCTGATCTCGGCGGAATGGCCGGAGTTCGCCGCAGACGTCATCGATCCGGCGTCGCGCGACGAGATGGATTGGGTGGTGCGGCTGATCTCCTCGGTCCGCTCCATGCGGTCGGAGATGAATGTCCCGCCGGCGGCGCAGATCGAGCTGAAGCTGAAGGATCCGAACGCGGTCAGCCTGAAGCGGCTGGACACCCACCGCGACCTGATCCTGCGCATGGCCCGGCTGTCGAGCGTCGATCCGCTTCAGGGCGACGTGCCGAAGAGCAGCGTTCAGGCGGTGCTGGACGAGACCACGCTGGTGCTGCCGTTGGAAGGCATCGTCGATCTCGACAAGGAGAAGGCGCGGCTGTCCAAGGAGATCGACAAGCTGACCGGCGAGATCAAGAAGATCGACGCCAAGCTGTCGAACGAGCAGTTCGTCGCCAAGGCTCCGGAAGAGGTGATCGAGGAGCAGCGTGACCGCCGCGAGGCCGCCGACCAGGCCCGCGACAAGCTGCAGAAGGCGCTGGAGATGCTGGCGGGGTGA
- the purN gene encoding phosphoribosylglycinamide formyltransferase, with the protein MSKLKLGVLISGRGSNLQALIDACAASDFPAEIALVLSNKADAFGLERAAKAGIATAVVSHRDYPGDKPAFEAAMDATLRESGVELVCLAGFMRLLSPWFVGQWHNALINIHPSLLPSFKGLDTHQRALDTGVRFHGCTVHYVRPEMDEGPIIAQAAVPVLPDDDAHSLADRVLESEHRLYPHAVRLIAEGRARVDGDLVRIDGPVPELAAVVNPPL; encoded by the coding sequence ATGAGCAAGTTGAAGCTCGGCGTCCTGATCTCGGGGCGCGGCAGCAATCTGCAGGCGTTGATCGACGCCTGCGCCGCGTCCGATTTCCCGGCCGAGATCGCGCTGGTCCTGTCCAACAAGGCCGATGCCTTCGGTCTGGAGCGGGCGGCCAAGGCCGGCATCGCCACCGCGGTGGTCAGCCACCGCGACTATCCCGGCGACAAGCCGGCCTTCGAGGCTGCGATGGACGCCACCCTGCGCGAGTCGGGTGTCGAGTTGGTCTGTCTCGCCGGCTTCATGCGCCTGCTGTCGCCCTGGTTCGTCGGGCAGTGGCACAACGCGCTCATCAACATCCACCCGTCCCTGCTGCCCTCCTTCAAGGGGCTGGACACCCATCAGCGGGCGCTGGACACCGGCGTCCGCTTCCATGGCTGCACCGTGCATTATGTGCGGCCGGAGATGGACGAAGGCCCGATCATCGCCCAGGCCGCGGTTCCGGTCCTGCCCGACGACGACGCCCACAGCTTGGCCGACCGCGTGCTGGAATCGGAGCATCGCCTCTATCCGCATGCCGTTCGTCTGATCGCCGAGGGCCGCGCCCGAGTCGACGGCGATCTGGTGCGGATCGACGGCCCGGTTCCCGAGCTTGCGGCCGTGGTCAACCCGCCGCTGTAA